The nucleotide window ACATTTCCAGGCTGAAAGTTATTCATAGACATTATAATGTACTGTCATTGTTGAGTAATGCCAGGTTTACATTTgcctaaaaatatacttttactgaTCAAATGAATTCAACTTGAAAACTTAAGGTCAGGTCAGGTGCAtggtaaatgcataaaaaatgcaatccattttttttcctaagtatACCTGTAGCACACCTTCCTTTTTATAGGTACCTTGTAATTGGTTCTGACCAGATACACAAGCCTTAACACAGTCAGAACAGTGAGGTTGTTTTTTTGACTGATTGCTATgcgttttgtgttttattatttcttctacctttttaaataactttgttatctacaggattattattattattattaataaacaggatttatatagcgccaacatattacgcagcgctgtacattaaacagggtttgcaagtgacagactaatacagacagtaatacaggaggatgtatacatttattagtaagaaatacttagtattcatctaaaggcatttgtaaaacaatagagaaaacaaaaagtttattcagCTATTTGTGTTATACTTCtttatttcacaaatatattCTCCTTGAGGGCTTTAAAGTCAACATATTAAACACCTAATaaccataaaaacataattcattCAAAATTTCAAATTTCCAAATATGCATTATGTATCTATTTATCATGTTTATGCACATTTGTCATTTCCCATTAAATAATATTGACGCATTTTGCAGTTGCctcctctgcttcttcagaagaattTGACATGGGAATACAATATCACACTTACAAACAATTACAGTGACTCATTAATAACATcccaacatatatttttatttaaaatgtaatgtacaatttAGGTTGCACGTACATACCAGTTTTGCTGCTTAAAAGATTTATATCTATTATCTAGCAGAGTAAACATATAATGGAATGTTACTAATGAGTGATGAGTAATTGTTTGTAAGTGTGATAATGTATTCCCATCACAaattcttctgaagaagcagaggagGCAACTGCGAAACACGTCAAGAATAATAGATGGGAATTGCCGAAtgtgtatatacattatatatggatacataatgaaataaattatgaaaattatgttttatgtttattaagtGTTAATTGTGGTGCCTTTAAGGTCCTCAAAGAGATTTTCTTTGTGAAGTACTAAAGTTTAAATTTGTGATGGGACGTGGCACTTAACATTGGTTTCTATCCTAtgataatatttgtgtttattatattatttgttttatgtttgttttaggaTCCCTCTGATTAAAGTGCAGTCAATCCGGCACCAGCTAAGGCAAAATAATGAACTGGCAGAATTTTGGTTACAGCACCAACCTGACATCTTTACCCGGAAGTACCTGCAGTGCTTTCCCGAACAGGTCTCCTTGGCGGCTGGACTTACAGCAGAATATCTGTTCGATTATATGAATGTGAGTTTATTTATGGGGATTATGTATTGActcaatacaatatattattctgCTTTaccatgaaacatttttaaagagtaACAAACATCAAACCCATATTTTAGTTATAGGGAAAGTATGGAGAGGTCAGCCTCCCATCCATTTCCTAAAATTCTTACTCAGAGAGATGTCCTTACCAAGTTCTCTCTTCTGCATTGTAATGTCACTCCTCCAAAACCAGGAGCCCTAAGAGGAGATTTACctaattttggagagatttactctcatttcctgttatgtctacaggacagaaagtgaaaattACCAGAACACTGATggcaaaaacaaagcaacaaaggCAACTTATAACTAACcattccttactctatccaaaatgtaaaaatgaagttTAGTTATACACTTTATACTCTATACAGTCACATTACCAAGGACAGGGGTAGACAGACACAGACTGTGACAAGTCCACTGACAAATACTAGCGTGACAGATACTGATAAAGGGAGACTGCCAGACATGGACTGCCgtccactgatttttttttagcattcttaTCTGCAGAATGGTTTGAACACTTTTATACATATTGATATTTGGTCCCTGTGTAGGGCGTTACAAACATATTAGCCGTACTAGTTCAATAGTAACAATTGGGAAAATTCTGCTGTTTGTGAATATGTACAGGCTGGAAGGCAAAAAcgttatgtcttttttttcattttttaaaaattgctttaaacAGGAATCACTCAACataaatatgtacaatttaaagTGATGGAGGTTCATGATGATGGAAACCAGATTACACAGGAAGAAATACTTGTTCTTTCCGCTCTGTGTGACTGTGAATCCTCAAGCTCTATTTCATCCTTGATCTTCTATAACCACCAATTAGATGTATCTAATAGTAGGTGAAACACTTCTGACCGGTGAATAAATTATCCCTATTTAGACACAAAGCCTAATAATATTACAACACAGACTGATCATATGAGGTTCACAATGACATAATGATCAGATATAAACTTATTGTATTGTGCCGATTATAACTGACATTCCATTGTGATAACATGGCCTGTTTCCAGTATTATATTGTCATTGTAACCTGTTTATATGCAGGGGTacattatattaaatttatatttataatttttatatggttttatagtTTCTGTAGATTAGTTTTATTGGAAGGAAATTATCTCGGTGCTTTGAGCTTGGAGAAAAAAGAGTTTAGGTGGAGAAAATAGGAAGTAGTGTTAAGAGCTTTAGGTGAACTTATGGAAGCAGGTAAATATAATGTACtatgtttgtatacattttctttctttattcaatatatttatcacaacaaaatggataaaacagtatttatttttctattaggtaaaTGTGACctactgcattttatatttatatatctaccCAGCAGGCAGAACTGGAGACTTGTTCATAACGCTGCTTATAaagctatataataatattatataaaatgttacaacTAAATGAGACAGGAAAGTGACATACCCTATACTACTAATTCCTGCCTGTTTACACTAGTCATATGAAGATTTAAATAGAGAGAGGTAGCCTAAGCAAACAGCTTCTTTACATGCTCTCTTTTTAGATATAGAGGATACGTTTTTTCCGTGTATTTTAGAATGAGATGCAGAATTTCAAATACTGCCACTGCTGGAGTGAAGAAATGTGTTGTATGTAGCAATAATAAACACTATGATCCAGCTATATAATCTGTAGGGCAAATCTTCTAGGGCttgcactgttctccccagccctttttagccacacgcaccacccggcacttttcaataaccacccggctgttctTGGTTGGTAACTgaaagttgagtcacaatactggggctacCACCGCCTACAAATTCTTTCTACACtgcctaaaacattttctggggggAACACAGGGCTTTTGTTTAGTTCCAGTCTAGCACTGGCTTCTCTTTCATCTATGTGtagatattaaaatattcaaataataggACTTAAGCAAGGTAGACACTTCCAATacttatcgttagaaaacgaacaattacgaccgatcaacgattatgcacaattctatttgaaagatcgtattgtgcacaattctgtacatgctgtaacgatacgatcattcatataatataatccaccaatgatgtacacacgctggatacgattctttgaacgatgcagggagtgacatgtaaaggagaaagtgtactgcagaaccatctacgatcactgaacgacacacaatagattgcaaacaatagTCACTCAATCAGAACCACCGTGACGGtctttcatttccaacgacaatcctcgttcatcagcatcgttggtcagtcgttggtcacctttttttgtgGACGATTTTTGGCCGACCTgtcgtttatttccaacaataatttttggaagtgtgtacgcagcttaactgtttGCTGTAGCAGTATATGCAATAATTCTCAGGGATAAAGGCCTTGCTAAGGATTCTAATATGCTTAGTTTGTGGTGATTTCTTTCTAATGTAtcccaaaaatattttagggaaGAGCATTGCCTGTTGCATTTCTCACTAAATTAGGCAAGGCATTCTTTGCAGGATTTATGATTGGCATATGATCTAATTGTAGAAATTATTGGTCTTTTCAAACATCATAGCTATCGGATCCTAATATCTTTCAGGTTGATAATTGCAGACTTGATTAGCTCCTGGCTCGCTGTAGCCTGAAAGTGAGGTCACATGGGTACTGTTACCATTACATCTGGCAGCTCACTTACAGTAAATGCGTTTTAATACCGTAGTGGCTTTTCTGGCCAtgttacaaataatgaaaaagtattttaatatttcagcAAGAAACAATTAAGACACAGTAAGCAGGATAATGTGATCATGAACTCCATGGTCATTCTGCATTAGGATGATTGAGTTATTTTTCAGGCCAGGTGGCGGGACcaaaagaaatgaaatgtaaaaccCACATGTGAGAACAAGAAATGATCTTCTAAGACTCTGAAAGCTGATATTAGGCTGGCACATTTATATGATGGCAGGATAGTATGTTATATAGCATCATAAACAATACAATCATTTTGCTTCTCACGCTCTGTAAAGATGTGTTCACTGCTGTCCACCAGTACTcaccaacaaatagcaaatgacttttaggaaatcctttacaggttcttccatgataacctgtcttctccagtctttgagagctttaataaatcaggcccaatgtctcaggGCAGTCTGGAGCTGAACTGCTTCCGTAGACTTGAATAGGAATGCTATCTAACTGTATAAGCAATCATTTGCAAGCAGTTGGAAGAACTCTAATAAATAGCAGATGGCTGCTGATCTTTTGCAACATGTAGCAAGAGAACTGCAACAGTTTTCTTGAGCAATTGACAAATGCTAATAAATGCATGTCACTAACTTTGCATCGCTCCTGTGTATATAATGAATAAAACTTTACTTCTTATAGCAGTATAATAGTGCTTTTGTCAGCCACCTATCTGTACCTAGCTAATACTACCAGCATTAAGTGAGAATTCAGATATGAATATAGTTTTCTACTGTGATTTAAGGGAATTAGATAATTATTATTCCCGAGCACTTTCCAACCCTTAAAACTCTGTTGCCAATCTGTGGCTAAAATAATGTCACCCCAAACTGCCCCCATCTCCACCTATTTACCATTTAATGCCTCACTTAGCCGACTCTGCAATTACCTATCTTGTGCCAATGTATCTGGGAATGGTGATCTAGTTCTCCAGTCTAGGCCTGCTGCCAACTGGCTCCTCTTCATGACCTTTGCAAGAAGGTATAGTACTAAACTTTGGCCCTAAATTTTTTGGGCatatacagtaaagaaaaaaaacttgttgctgCAATTAGAAAAGAAAGGTCTGCTAATTGGAATTACACAACAAAATGACCACATACAGTATACATGTGCCCAAacagaacccagaaaaaaatgttagaagCAGGTCATCTTCAAATTCTGGTGAGTAACACATAGCTGGTTTAATGTCAAATGTCCAGCACAATCGTCCCATCACCTCGCCTATCAATCTGTGTACTTGTTAGGAAGTCCCAGACATCTGAGGGCAGCCTGAGAAGCATTGCAAAACCACAGCCTGCTGTACCAAACACATTGGAATGTGACACTGACATCTTTCTATAAATACTTAACTGAATCCATTGTGCAAGACAATCTGAGTTTGCAGAAGATTTGTGCTGGCTGGGGGAAGGAAACCGGTGCAAATAGAAGAATATCTGGgaaatagttttttaaatagaTGAAATAGAAGGAAATGTTGTCTGGCCTTATAAAAAATACCTTGTGATTTTGTAGTGTAAAGACAAGATGGCATTGTGGACTACAGCTGTtctaataaaggaaaatataatggTTTTGGGACCATTTAAGTTCATTCTGataatattttgctttctgcAAGTTTCTCTCCAATGTAAAGTTTAGATGGAGCTGACACCAGGAAGGAAGGGGGGGAGAGGAATGGGTGACTTTTCTGATTCATTCCTTTGGGTGTGTAAACAGTCTTTTTATAGGCAGAGCAGATAAGGCTATACAGGCAAATATATGAAAAAGAGACTAAAGATTTCCCTGCTGCCTGTAAATGAagcacaaaatattaatatataccgtgtttccccgaaaataagacagtgtcttatatttattttacctctgaaaatctcattagggcttattttcaggggatgtcttatttttctcacaaaaaatctatatttaatcatgtacaaaaatctgtatttaccaaaacctgtaaccaatattacaatgctatagaaagatacctctgtgttacctgtgacctgtcaaaatcacagatttcttctgttatatacaagaagtcatgaataagaattgacataaatgagtaatgaaaaaaaacacaacttcataagcaaacaagtgcaacataacaagaaaatgtgctgacaacatgtgactcatagagttacatgttaaatctgagtaaaagcaaaaaaaaaaaatcaattaataaatatgcattgctgctaatgaatgaaataccagcaaggaccttttgaaaagagaatctaccaacctcttagtgctagtgtcacaccagagtactgtaggttaattaactttgcgatttcttcaccccttgctcccgtgcttttgaaatctcctgctctctctctctctgctccctccatcctcttggtatccctccgtgtaccacgtgaccacaccctccgaagaagccaaaagggcttactttcgggggagggcttatatttcaagcttgctcgaaaacagccaaaaatcctgctagggcttactttcggggggtgtcttattttcggggaaacacggtaatatgTCATAATTATTTTGCAGGAGAACTgctcattgttctttttttttacatccaataGCTTAGTAACACAGTAACAATATTTTAACTGGATCTTTGGAATGGAATATTTAGGAACCCTAGCTCTATATGTGTGAAATTATCCAACATACAGAAATTGTATTAATACTGGTGAAAGTGCAGCCTTCCAGTTATAGGAATAGTTATATTTGCTATACACAGTGACTAGCACACTTAAGGGGGTGCCAGCACAGAAACAACTAGTCTAAGTAAGTGAAtttcttatcatttttttaataacctatGTTAACCTATTCCAATAAGTTTTCTATAATTGTTACTACAAAAAGACACAAAGTAACAGTAGATTTCTAATTTTAGGCTCAGTACTATGGCGTAGTCAGTGTTGGAACGCCCCCTCAAAACTTCAGTGTGGTCTTTGACACTGGATCATCCAATTTTTGGGTTCCTTCCTGTTACTGTCTCAGCGATGCATGCAGTAAGTTTTCCAAAATTTCTTTACTGTACTTTTACACTCAAATGTCTTTCATACAAATTCTTCTTAAAGTTCTTTAAGGGTTCTTTCTGTTTCAAACTTTCAAATATACAGTAGAAACTACACCCAATATAGGTAAGACAGATTTCAGATCAGAATAGGTCACTACTTTTACTATTACCACAGTAGGCCATCTTCTTTTAGGTCACTAAGAATGGTGCCTGGGACAGAGAAAAAAGTCTTGGTGTAATAATAACACCTAGCAATTATTTACTTTAACTTaattatactttataaatattttaattaatattttttatgtttaatttatatttactatGTGTAACTTATTTTATTATAGCTTGGTAAATCTCCAAATTCTGATTGTAGTTTCCATCTTATGACCTCTGTCATCATACCAATTTGATGAAGCAGACCCtgttctgcgaaacgtgtcattGTTTAATGAGGTTTTACACCAGTGCAACCaccacaaatttatatttttaaaaaggatatCAATTTTTTGTGTAGCATTCTTTCTAAAACTACTCACAAGCTTGCTATATGCATCATAATTGTTAAtttgtatgttatattattattacttttaaaataattgattttaacTGTTATTGGATGTTATTGGTgattttttcagtgtaaaaaaactAGGCAATTAGGTTGTTGTAGCCAtcttatttatttcttgtttaagATATGGCACCAATGCATTATATGATaaataaagtcaaataaaaacTATCTTGATTCAATAACAGTTATCCATGACAATTTCAAGCCTTTTCTGTCTTCAACCTATGAGCATGTTGGAAAATTTTTTACGATTCACTATGGTACGGGACAACTAGTTGGTGTGATGGGAAAAGATACACTGCAGGTAAAAGACTTggtcaaaagaaaaataacatgaatGCTTGCTAAATAATACCATCAaagagggggtggggggtgggcaGAGATAGCATTGGCTTTTAACATAGATATATAACTTACTAAAAAATCCATTTTGTACAAATTACTCATTtgatagatattttattcttttatgcaCATGAGCTATTCCAGGCATTTCAAGTATGCTGTGCAAATGCAGTACTTTGAACAGATAGCTCCAAATGACCTCAAGTGGTAGAGAACAAGGGTTGTTTCAGACAAAACTATTCAAATTTCAGTATAAAGCTAATACAGAAAGCCTACCTATAGCAATTCGGATTTTCTTTGAGTTATTATTGTATGAAATGGGTTGCTAGAAAAAACTATTAAACTTTTGTTCtagtttttgtaaatatatcCAATTGCTTTCCAGTAAATTCCTCCTACAAAATcagtttgttatattttatttaatgctgcTAGAAGTGTAtgactattcatttttttattatatatttaactatGGATATAAAAGAAACACAACAGAATGGATAGTAGCAGATCAGTATTACatgcattgcaaaatatttttttttttttgttcctagaTTAGGAGTGTTTACGATTACTCTTTGcaaatttgtattaattttacatgaaaaatctattattttttctaCAGATCAGCAACATAACCATAGGAAAGCAGGACTTTGGTCAATCAATAAATGAACCTGGAAGAACATTTGTTTTGGCTCAGTTTGATGGGGTGTTGGGCCTTGGATATCCTTCACTTGCTGTTGGTAATGCAGTGCCGGTATTTGACCAGATAATGAAGCAGAAGCTATTGGATAAgccaattttttcttttcatttaaataagTTAGTTGCCATTTAATGTTAGATATTTTTTAGATGATGAagatattgtgtgtttttgtttaataaatgtattttatctcttCAGAGATGATGATTTCCAGTATGGAGGAGAGCTGATATTAGGGGGAATCGATAATACCCTTTACAAAGGTCCAATTCATTGGATTCCGATCACACAAAAGGGTTACTGGCAAATAAGACTTGAAAAGTAAGTATTTTACAGCTACTAAATGGCGTTTTTTATAGCTCTTTCTTTATGTATCCTAAGAGATGGAATTTAGAATATGAAAGTCAAGATCAGGGCATCAATATCAGCAAATAGGTAATAGTATATTTGGCAGCTTACCAGTCCATGTGATGgttggaattattttttattattacacaatatttataaagcgccatcatattacgcagtgctgtacaaagcccatagtcatgtcactagctgtccttcaaaggggctcacaatctaatgtccctaccatgtgTCTCTATTACAATCTATGGTCAATTATTGGGGtgagccaattaccctaacttcatgtttttggaatgtgggtggaaacccacgcaaacacggggagaacctgcaaactccatgcagatagtgtcctggccaggattcgaacctgggacctaacgctgcaaaggccagagtgctaacctctgagacaccatgctgccctaaTGCCCCAATGATTTcttgttttagatattttttcaCCTTGTGTTTCAGTAACTCACTTCTTGTCCTAGAGGAATATACTCACTGTATGATATCTTTGgaggggcagtgttgtcaccctgggctGTTCACTAGTGATTTAGCCTCTGCTCCTTCTCAATAACATAGTggggaagtgttctgtagttcagatttcagtgcagcaaggGCACAGAAAGTTACCAAAAGTATGAAGGTAaactaattggcttcccctcaaattttccctagactgtgttaatgacatatgagctAGTGGTGaatgacagctagtgacatgactatggactttgtaaagcactgggtaatatgacagtgctatataaatactggataataataatattaaaaaagatacaGTCCGTATTTCCTAACTGTTCATCATAGTTCATAAAGCCCCATCTGTTTTATACAAATCCCATGTAATAAAAACCTTTCactcattggggctgatttattaacgctcttcaaggctggagaggatacactttcattactgaagctgggtgatctagcaaacctggaatggatctggtacaggattaaaaacttttgctaacaagtagcaaaataattttaagaaatccattccaggtttgctggatcacccagcctcactgatgaaagcgtagcctcttcagccttggagaatttaataaatcaggcccattgagtgtgCACAAGGAGTTCCTAATACACATAAAGACCATCTAAGTGCAGTAAGTTCGGACTTGCACAAAAACTTTCCCACTGTATGGCCCCTTCAACATAAGTGCTTGCTGTGTAGATTCCACCCATCTCTGTATACctcacctcttggattgtaagctctcctgggcagggtcctttcctcctcctgtgtcactgtctgtatctatctgtcatgcctattttaatatttttgtattctatCTGTCATtgcctatttaatgcacagcactacgtaatatgttggtgctatatacatactgtttattaaatattataatatactaacACACACAAGAAAGGTCACAGATGTGCAGAAAGACCACCATCACTGTGTCCTTACAAAGATTAGTCTGACCTGCACCCTTGTTCTGTCTCATTGGGCTTAAAAGTTTTCCCCCAGGGTCTCATATTTGCTTAGTTGGCAGAACCAATGCCACCACcccttttctaatatttttttaatgaagaatatTAAAGCTAGGTTATATACAAGGAGAATAGAAATAAAAGCTTCTCTGAAAACCAAAAACAGCCTATTGCATACTCAAAACTACAAAACATACCAGCATCTTTCACTGCCTAAACAGGTTTTTTATGGGTTTGAAAACCTTTAGAAGCTGTGGGGATAAGGATTTTTTCTACTTAGGTGATGtgctatactttttatttttattttgtttgtcatACAGTATCAAAGTTCATGGGAAAATACAATTGTGTGTCAATGGTTGTGAGGCTATTGTTGATTCTGGAACTTCTCTCATTACTGGACCTAGTGCTGACATAAAAGAGTTGCAGAAACTAATTGGAGCTACACCCATGTTTTTTGGAGAGGTAACATTTCACTTCTATTTAAGTATATTGTTATAGGTTTTGGTGTCCTGTGCCCACTAtaggatcactggaaaaataatggtaaaacatGGTTTCATGGAATTGTGGAAGTTAGATGCTTCAAATATACCCTAAATTGGCTGGCACATGAGAATACAGGTATGAATATTGCATTATATGTAACAATTTATATTGTGTATAGGTGCATAGGTCCTAGTTTCATAATTATTGTTATACTATACAATATGTTGACTATTACAGTTTACCCATATCATTGACCCTCGGGTCCTATAGCCAAGAAGGTAGGTCAAGAGGTTATTAGTCACTTCCACAATATATGGTAGAAATTTCTACATTTTCTGAACTTGATACTAATGTATTGgtcttatttacattttacagtatgtgGTAGACTGCATGTACTTATCCAATCTTCCAAGTGTGACCTTCACCATAGGGAATAGAGACTACACAATAACTTCTGAGCAGTATGTTATCAAGGTAAATATATCAACgcattttaaattctaaataaagtaaaagtgaaCAAGGAAATTTCTAAAAGGGGTCAAGTTGATGCATTAATACAAGTAGATAGAGATCTTTTCCATGGGCAAAATATGCTTCTTCAAATCCATCTAGTAGGATTTCAGTGGAAAACATGTGGCTACATAAGGAGGAGCAAGAAGTAGGTGGTGGGCAATTGTATgacctcaatctgttaacaggaaactaagcCTAGATATTACTGTTGCCTGGGAAAATAAATGGTCATGAAAATCTACTGTGATCCTCCATGGCAGATCAGTAAATGACAGAATTTGTAAAGTTCAAGATTTGTAAAATTTCCATAGCTAATAGTTGTAAACTTTTCTAATCAATATCATTACTTTAGGATCTTGCTTTgttcatttttggttttgttttagtctgtttagttttagtttagtctGTGCTGAGAGTGTAGATAATATGCAATCTGTAGAAAATTCAGCAACATACTTAgacaatgtaatgttttgtagGAGCAATCTGTAAAGTCTCCAGTGTGCCTGACTGGGTTCCAACCCATGGATTTGACTACTAATTCCGGACCTCTCTGGATCTTAGGAgatatttttatgtctaaattCTACAGTGTGTTTGACCGTGAGCATGACAGAGTTGGACTGGCAAAATCCAGTAAAAAGAGGCACAGACGTCTAGACAGAGAAACATTGGCGTCAACCAACCTTTAATTGTTTCCTTTACATGTTCTCTGCATCTTcctaaatacattgatttttctgTATTCCCCGAGTGACATAGACACTGTAAATATGAATGCTTGtaattgtacctttttttttgctcattgtgTGTcactgttttcattgttttttcacaTGTAGACATGATGAAAGTTTGGTCTGTAAAACTGGAAAGGTCAAAGTTTTTGACCTAGTCCAGCCCactagacacattgggcctgatttattaaagctctacaagactggagaagatggactataatgggtgaacctgtctagatccattccatatttgtactccagtcttggagagctttaataaatcagacccactgacaCATATTAATCATTGCTACAGGTTGGTCTTTAATGACATCATGCAAGGTAAGTTGACTAATGAAAATCAATCGCAAGTTGTAATGATCTGGGTGACTTTCATTTACCGTGCAATCACCAAATGTTCACCTAAGTGCAACATCATTTGATCTTTTATAGATCGCAAACCTGTGAAAAAAGTTCTTTTTGTGCCTTCATCAATTTGACTTAACCGTATCTTTTTGTTACACTATCACTTTACacaaagaatgtgtgtgtgcattGCAATGTAGCATTGTCCCAAGGAAAATACGTTTATTATTGCTGACCACCATGTGAAATTTCTAAAAGCTTTGCTATCACACTAATAGGTAGAGGAGAAACACAAATTCgggattttttattaaatttgagaTATAGGAGAAAATGCAGTTTCACCTTTTTCAACTGAGGTAACTGAGTTTGAGTTAAGTAAACATTCACCTTGCAGAGTGAAAATGAATTACACCTACAGAAAAGAACTTGCATGGAAGCCACAATGATGCTACACAGTGGCAGCAAACATTTCCCACATGATGGTGTTTgcattaaaactgtatttttacattatcCCAGGTCACAAATTACCAGTGATGTATTTCAAAATGGTCACAATATTGCTTATAATTCAGTAAACTGATAGACTTTATAACCTGCAAATGATTTCTTCAAACTAAATCTGACATTATGTGAATACATATATTGTTCCCACATTGTACCAAAGTTATTACTACTTTTTCCTATCAG belongs to Pyxicephalus adspersus chromosome 2, UCB_Pads_2.0, whole genome shotgun sequence and includes:
- the LOC140323922 gene encoding cathepsin E-A-like isoform X2 — its product is MNAQYYGVVSVGTPPQNFSVVFDTGSSNFWVPSCYCLSDACIIHDNFKPFLSSTYEHVGKFFTIHYGTGQLVGVMGKDTLQISNITIGKQDFGQSINEPGRTFVLAQFDGVLGLGYPSLAVGNAVPVFDQIMKQKLLDKPIFSFHLNKDDDFQYGGELILGGIDNTLYKGPIHWIPITQKGYWQIRLENIKVHGKIQLCVNGCEAIVDSGTSLITGPSADIKELQKLIGATPMFFGEYVVDCMYLSNLPSVTFTIGNRDYTITSEQYVIKEQSVKSPVCLTGFQPMDLTTNSGPLWILGDIFMSKFYSVFDREHDRVGLAKSSKKRHRRLDRETLASTNL
- the LOC140323922 gene encoding cathepsin E-A-like isoform X1, with the protein product MTWVQRDLYRYTKVKDKCLHIHLGTMNPLIILLLFIPICTALHRIPLIKVQSIRHQLRQNNELAEFWLQHQPDIFTRKYLQCFPEQVSLAAGLTAEYLFDYMNAQYYGVVSVGTPPQNFSVVFDTGSSNFWVPSCYCLSDACIIHDNFKPFLSSTYEHVGKFFTIHYGTGQLVGVMGKDTLQISNITIGKQDFGQSINEPGRTFVLAQFDGVLGLGYPSLAVGNAVPVFDQIMKQKLLDKPIFSFHLNKDDDFQYGGELILGGIDNTLYKGPIHWIPITQKGYWQIRLENIKVHGKIQLCVNGCEAIVDSGTSLITGPSADIKELQKLIGATPMFFGEYVVDCMYLSNLPSVTFTIGNRDYTITSEQYVIKEQSVKSPVCLTGFQPMDLTTNSGPLWILGDIFMSKFYSVFDREHDRVGLAKSSKKRHRRLDRETLASTNL